From Nevskia ramosa DSM 11499, the proteins below share one genomic window:
- the rnr gene encoding ribonuclease R, translating to MKKSKNNNGRRELADDKTPELPKKAKAGGFSWGRKTADKADWKTADAEFAAESTRYASPLPSRNHILKTLVESAEPMTLDELIAHFGLKKLNEQEAFTKRLVAMAREGQLTAADRRGAYRAVLTEDGQTIEAAPRSGILVDGKVLAHRDGYGFVQPDGSAHGDKSGDVFLSPRQMNSLMNGDRVRVRVTGTDARGRREGSLVDVLERGTSQVVGRLHASSIGGGGIFTVIPSNPKHPELVVPSTELGGAKPGQMVVAELTAPPGDRTMPVGRIVEILGDHMAPGMEIAAAIRAHKLPFEWPQGVEAEAEAYGPVVTPAQWGDREDLRELGLMTIDGADARDFDDAVYAEAVKGWRGGGWKLWVAIADVSSYVTVGSALDAEATERGTSVYFPNNVIPMLPEALSNGLCSLNPKVDRLCMVCEMRVAKDGEVSKSKFYPAVMRSKARLIYDDVAAMLADPECEQAKAQPELLAPLNTLREVFEALFAAREARGAIDFEGTETKIVFGEGRKIEKIVPVQRNVAHRLIEECMIAANVQGALLVDKHKMPSLFRVHAPPDGDKVAILREFLAGRALRLGGGDSPVAKDYATLLASVKGREDASLIQTVMLRSLMQARYQPANDGHFGLALTHYAHFTSPIRRYPDLLLHRAIKHVIAKGKPKTFTYSVQQMEALGAHCSMAERRADDATRDVNTWLKCEFMRHRVGEDFDGIVASVAPFGLFVELTGLYIEGMLHVSQLKGDFYEFEAKHQRLVGSRSKTVYALGQKIRVKVVRVSLDERKIDLEIVEQGGKSGGQKDGGGHDGGRDNGRGGDKDGGRNGGGRGRKRR from the coding sequence ATGAAGAAATCGAAAAATAATAATGGCCGTCGCGAACTTGCCGATGACAAGACGCCCGAGCTGCCGAAGAAGGCCAAGGCTGGAGGTTTCAGCTGGGGCCGCAAGACGGCCGACAAGGCGGACTGGAAAACGGCGGATGCCGAGTTCGCAGCCGAGTCCACTCGCTACGCCAGCCCGCTGCCGAGCCGCAATCACATCCTGAAGACGCTGGTCGAATCCGCTGAGCCGATGACGCTCGACGAACTGATCGCCCACTTCGGCCTGAAGAAGCTCAACGAGCAGGAAGCGTTCACCAAGCGTCTGGTGGCGATGGCCCGCGAAGGCCAGCTCACGGCTGCCGATCGCCGCGGTGCCTATCGCGCCGTGCTGACCGAAGACGGTCAGACCATCGAAGCGGCGCCGCGCTCCGGCATCCTCGTCGACGGCAAGGTGCTCGCCCATCGCGATGGCTATGGCTTCGTCCAGCCTGATGGCAGCGCCCACGGCGACAAGTCCGGCGACGTGTTCCTGTCGCCGCGCCAGATGAATTCCTTGATGAATGGCGACCGGGTGCGGGTGCGCGTCACCGGCACCGATGCCCGTGGTCGCCGCGAAGGCTCGCTGGTCGATGTGCTCGAACGCGGCACTTCGCAGGTCGTCGGCCGTCTGCATGCCTCGAGCATCGGCGGTGGCGGCATCTTCACGGTGATCCCGAGCAACCCGAAGCATCCGGAACTGGTCGTGCCGTCCACCGAACTGGGCGGCGCCAAGCCGGGCCAGATGGTGGTGGCCGAGCTGACCGCACCTCCGGGCGATCGGACCATGCCGGTCGGCCGCATCGTCGAGATTCTTGGCGACCACATGGCGCCGGGAATGGAGATCGCCGCAGCGATCCGCGCCCACAAGCTGCCGTTCGAATGGCCGCAGGGCGTCGAAGCGGAAGCCGAAGCCTATGGTCCGGTGGTCACACCGGCGCAGTGGGGCGATCGCGAAGACCTGCGCGAACTCGGCCTGATGACCATCGATGGCGCCGATGCCCGCGACTTCGATGACGCGGTCTATGCCGAAGCGGTCAAGGGCTGGCGCGGCGGCGGCTGGAAGCTGTGGGTGGCGATCGCCGACGTTTCGTCCTACGTCACCGTGGGCTCCGCACTCGATGCCGAAGCGACCGAACGCGGCACCTCGGTGTACTTCCCGAACAACGTCATCCCGATGTTGCCGGAGGCGCTGTCCAACGGCCTGTGCTCGCTGAATCCGAAGGTCGATCGCCTGTGCATGGTCTGCGAGATGCGCGTCGCCAAGGACGGCGAAGTCTCGAAGTCCAAGTTCTATCCGGCGGTGATGCGCTCGAAGGCGCGCCTGATCTATGACGATGTCGCCGCGATGCTGGCCGACCCGGAATGCGAGCAGGCGAAGGCGCAGCCGGAACTGCTGGCACCGCTGAACACCTTGCGGGAAGTGTTTGAAGCGCTGTTCGCGGCGCGCGAGGCGCGTGGTGCGATCGACTTCGAAGGCACGGAAACCAAGATCGTCTTCGGCGAAGGCCGCAAGATCGAAAAGATCGTGCCGGTGCAGCGCAACGTCGCCCATCGCCTGATCGAGGAATGCATGATCGCGGCGAACGTGCAGGGCGCGCTGCTGGTCGACAAGCACAAGATGCCGTCGCTGTTCCGCGTTCATGCGCCGCCGGATGGCGACAAGGTGGCGATCCTGCGCGAGTTCCTTGCCGGCCGCGCATTGCGGCTCGGCGGTGGTGATTCGCCGGTCGCCAAGGACTACGCAACCCTGCTCGCCAGCGTCAAGGGCCGCGAGGATGCCAGCCTGATCCAGACGGTGATGCTGCGGTCGCTGATGCAGGCTCGTTACCAGCCGGCCAACGACGGTCACTTCGGCCTGGCGCTGACCCACTACGCGCACTTCACCAGCCCGATCCGCCGCTATCCCGATCTGCTGCTGCACCGGGCGATCAAGCACGTGATCGCCAAGGGCAAGCCGAAGACCTTCACCTATTCGGTGCAGCAGATGGAAGCGCTGGGCGCGCATTGCTCGATGGCCGAGCGCCGTGCCGACGACGCCACCCGCGACGTCAACACCTGGCTGAAGTGCGAGTTCATGCGTCACCGGGTCGGCGAAGACTTCGACGGCATCGTCGCCAGCGTCGCGCCGTTCGGCCTGTTCGTCGAACTGACCGGCCTGTACATCGAAGGCATGCTTCACGTGTCGCAACTGAAGGGCGATTTCTACGAGTTCGAAGCCAAGCATCAGCGCCTGGTCGGCAGCCGCTCGAAGACCGTCTATGCGCTCGGCCAGAAGATCCGCGTCAAGGTGGTTCGGGTCAGCCTCGACGAACGCAAGATCGATCTCGAGATCGTCGAGCAGGGCGGCAAGTCCGGTGGCCAGAAGGATGGCGGCGGACATGACGGCGGCCGCGACAATGGTCGTGGCGGTGACAAGGACGGTGGCCGCAACGGCGGTGGCCGCGGGAGAAAGCGTCGGTGA
- a CDS encoding OmpA family protein — MSSTLVRASLAALLLGLAACAGSPPETAPIVPAQDGAPVPLAGADSPSEAYAVAGALPPAQLAAVLTTFNAELKAKLGTSSGSWRLLPERERATRIVFDADRAFETGSAQLRPELLLPLSELAKAARGGNANAGPWVIHVIGHAERAEDASLSERRATAIASYLAEQDVPGGRLRAETRSEKNGAGHRIELVFAAIVQGRESRAWMPPEAVAASR; from the coding sequence GTGAGCAGCACGCTCGTTCGCGCGAGCCTCGCAGCGTTGCTGCTGGGGCTCGCGGCCTGCGCGGGCTCGCCACCCGAGACTGCGCCGATCGTGCCTGCGCAAGATGGCGCGCCGGTGCCCCTGGCAGGCGCCGATTCACCGTCAGAGGCTTACGCCGTGGCCGGTGCATTGCCACCGGCGCAGCTGGCTGCAGTGCTGACGACGTTCAATGCCGAACTGAAAGCGAAGCTCGGTACTTCGTCCGGCAGCTGGCGGTTGCTGCCTGAGCGTGAGCGGGCCACGCGTATCGTGTTCGACGCCGATCGTGCCTTCGAAACCGGCAGTGCGCAGTTGCGGCCGGAACTGCTGCTGCCGTTGTCCGAACTCGCCAAGGCGGCACGTGGTGGCAATGCGAACGCGGGGCCCTGGGTCATTCACGTGATCGGCCACGCCGAACGCGCAGAAGACGCAAGCCTGAGCGAACGTCGCGCCACGGCGATTGCCTCCTATCTCGCCGAACAGGATGTGCCCGGTGGCCGCCTGCGCGCGGAAACGCGCAGCGAAAAGAACGGTGCGGGTCATCGCATCGAGCTGGTGTTCGCGGCGATCGTCCAGGGCCGCGAGTCGCGTGCCTGGATGCCGCCGGAGGCAGTCGCCGCCAGCCGCTGA
- a CDS encoding DUF2339 domain-containing protein — translation MNLPNASSRSTLAIVWVLLFGAIAAYVLDNIGGFWLGAFSGYLFGRLREVQQELRELSARVATGVVSSATPAAEAEPLVEAAPLRRESPGWSETSSALPTAVPSTPPSASAPAAPSVFDRLIERISDWARGGNPLARLGVLITFVGAVYLIRYAAETGYLPVELRLAGLSLAALAMVAVGWRLQERVAGYALTLQGGGLALLYLTVLAALRLYHLLAPTPAFALLVLVAASSALLAVRQNALPLAVIGFAGGFAAPLLLGGDGSHISLFGYYTVLNLGVFAIAAFRGWNGLNLLGFVFTFVITSLWRVTTYRAEWFASVEFFLLLFFVLYVLVTVLSARSERRAGLVSGTLTFGLPAVVLSLQASLVADIEQGLAVSAAGFGLFYLITAAALFSARRDYWRITAQAFIAIGVVLLSLAVPLYFDEQATSATWALEGAGAVWLGLRQQQFRARAFGVIVQLLAGGSLVIGIVDGPASSGWLEIGVPGAALLAFSGIASGHWLRLSRSASRIEQRVADLAAVWALGWWLYALFVQVDHSAGKYFIGLALAGGALTAAALALLAQRLVWPWLARLSQLSFLLFAGVGLIAALVERPSGQGGVFGWFALLTTHYVLLWRSERHAPATPVPLQEWPSHIVPALLKTWLASLELAWHLRSQFDGDWPVLAWGLVPAFALGLFTMFAARWPVARDRRLYALGVSLPLAIWLLGWVLVTSLESRGSAAPLITLPLLDPLDLSVLVIAAALLLFWRQRRVEDWQWLARLSQPWLMPAAVATTAFVWLNGAIARGLHYSLGTPLGFQGMLDSALLQATWSVVWSVLGFGAMWLAARRIHRGLWLAGAALMVIVAIKLFAVDTAGTGTLARIAAFLSVGVILLAAGYFAPLPAATTERS, via the coding sequence GTGAACCTGCCCAACGCATCGTCGCGCTCGACTCTCGCCATCGTCTGGGTGCTGCTGTTCGGTGCCATCGCCGCCTATGTGCTCGACAACATCGGCGGCTTCTGGCTCGGTGCGTTCAGTGGCTATCTGTTCGGCCGATTGCGCGAGGTGCAGCAGGAGCTGCGTGAGCTGAGTGCGAGAGTTGCGACGGGGGTTGTTTCATCGGCCACCCCAGCGGCAGAGGCCGAACCGCTCGTGGAGGCAGCGCCTTTGCGTCGCGAATCGCCGGGCTGGAGCGAGACATCATCGGCTTTGCCGACGGCAGTACCGTCTACGCCACCGTCAGCGTCGGCACCCGCAGCACCATCGGTTTTCGATCGCCTGATCGAAAGAATTTCCGACTGGGCCCGAGGCGGCAATCCGCTGGCCCGGCTCGGCGTGCTGATCACCTTCGTCGGCGCGGTCTATCTGATTCGCTATGCGGCGGAAACCGGTTATCTGCCGGTCGAGCTGCGGCTCGCGGGGCTGTCGCTGGCGGCGCTGGCGATGGTGGCTGTCGGCTGGCGTCTGCAGGAGCGGGTCGCTGGCTACGCGCTGACCCTGCAGGGCGGCGGTCTGGCGCTGCTGTATCTGACCGTGCTCGCCGCGCTGCGGCTCTATCACTTGCTGGCGCCGACGCCGGCGTTCGCGCTGCTGGTGCTGGTCGCGGCCAGTTCGGCACTGCTGGCGGTGCGTCAGAACGCGCTGCCGCTGGCGGTCATCGGTTTCGCCGGAGGCTTCGCGGCACCCTTGTTGCTTGGGGGTGATGGCAGCCACATCAGCCTGTTCGGCTATTACACGGTGCTCAATCTCGGCGTCTTCGCGATCGCCGCGTTCCGGGGCTGGAATGGCCTGAACCTGCTCGGCTTCGTGTTCACTTTCGTGATCACGTCCTTGTGGCGAGTCACGACCTATCGCGCCGAATGGTTTGCCAGCGTCGAGTTCTTCCTGCTGCTGTTCTTCGTGCTCTACGTGTTGGTCACCGTGCTGTCGGCGCGCAGCGAGCGTCGCGCGGGCCTGGTCTCCGGCACGCTGACTTTCGGCCTGCCGGCGGTGGTGCTGTCGCTGCAGGCGAGCCTGGTTGCCGACATCGAGCAAGGCTTGGCCGTCAGTGCTGCCGGCTTCGGCCTGTTCTATCTGATCACTGCAGCCGCGCTGTTCAGCGCGCGGCGCGATTACTGGCGCATCACCGCGCAGGCCTTCATCGCGATCGGCGTGGTGCTGCTGAGCCTGGCGGTGCCGCTGTATTTCGACGAGCAGGCCACCTCGGCCACCTGGGCGCTGGAAGGTGCCGGCGCGGTCTGGCTCGGGTTACGCCAACAGCAGTTCCGTGCGCGGGCCTTCGGTGTGATCGTGCAATTGCTGGCGGGTGGATCGCTGGTGATCGGCATCGTTGACGGCCCGGCCAGCAGCGGCTGGTTAGAGATTGGTGTGCCGGGCGCAGCTTTGCTGGCGTTTTCGGGCATCGCCAGCGGCCATTGGCTCCGCCTGTCCCGCAGTGCATCGCGCATCGAACAGCGAGTCGCCGATCTTGCGGCGGTCTGGGCGCTGGGCTGGTGGCTGTATGCGTTGTTCGTGCAGGTCGACCACTCGGCCGGAAAATACTTCATCGGCCTGGCGCTGGCGGGCGGCGCGCTGACGGCTGCGGCGCTCGCCCTGCTGGCCCAGCGTCTGGTCTGGCCATGGCTCGCGCGCTTGTCGCAGCTGAGCTTCCTGCTATTTGCCGGCGTCGGCCTGATCGCCGCGCTCGTCGAACGGCCGTCGGGGCAGGGCGGTGTGTTCGGCTGGTTCGCCTTGCTGACCACGCATTACGTCCTGCTCTGGCGCAGCGAGCGCCATGCGCCGGCGACGCCGGTGCCGCTGCAGGAGTGGCCGTCGCACATCGTTCCGGCGCTGCTGAAGACCTGGCTCGCCAGCCTCGAACTGGCCTGGCATCTACGCAGCCAGTTCGACGGCGACTGGCCGGTGCTGGCCTGGGGCCTGGTGCCGGCGTTCGCGCTGGGCCTGTTCACGATGTTCGCGGCGCGCTGGCCGGTGGCGCGTGATCGCCGTTTGTATGCGCTCGGCGTGTCGCTGCCGCTGGCGATCTGGCTGCTCGGCTGGGTGCTGGTGACGAGCCTCGAAAGCCGCGGCAGCGCCGCACCGCTGATCACGCTGCCGCTGCTCGATCCGCTCGATCTCAGCGTGCTGGTGATTGCCGCCGCGCTGTTGCTGTTCTGGCGTCAGCGCCGTGTCGAGGACTGGCAGTGGCTGGCAAGGCTGAGCCAGCCCTGGCTGATGCCGGCGGCTGTGGCGACTACCGCCTTCGTCTGGCTGAACGGTGCCATTGCACGCGGCCTGCATTACAGCCTCGGTACGCCGCTGGGCTTTCAGGGCATGCTCGATTCGGCCTTGCTGCAGGCCACCTGGTCGGTGGTCTGGAGCGTGCTCGGCTTCGGTGCGATGTGGCTTGCGGCCCGGCGCATCCATCGCGGCCTGTGGCTGGCTGGCGCGGCGCTGATGGTGATCGTTGCGATCAAGCTGTTCGCCGTCGATACCGCTGGCACCGGTACGCTGGCGAGGATCGCTGCGTTCCTGTCGGTCGGCGTGATCCTGCTGGCGGCGGGTTACTTCGCGCCGTTGCCAGCGGCAACAACCGAGCGCAGCTAA
- the rlmB gene encoding 23S rRNA (guanosine(2251)-2'-O)-methyltransferase RlmB, with translation MAETYIGGFHAVIAAIEDGESKPREILLAETRRDARAEKLLELAAKRNITVRKVARDVLDIRAPGLRHQGVLAAINAADLGGEELIDLPATPERLILALDGVQDPHNLGACLRTSEATGVDAVIIPKDRAVGVTPAVRSAAAGSAERVPVVPVTNLVRKLEQLKQLGYWVVGLAGEGDESLFDVDLTGPLVLVMGGESEGLRRLTRECCDRVVRIPMKGERIESLNVSVAAAVCLYEAYRQRNHKPAKAAARKK, from the coding sequence ATGGCAGAGACTTACATCGGCGGCTTCCACGCCGTCATCGCGGCGATCGAAGACGGCGAAAGCAAGCCGCGTGAAATCCTGCTTGCCGAAACCCGCCGTGATGCGCGCGCCGAAAAGCTGCTGGAGCTGGCCGCCAAGCGCAACATCACGGTCCGCAAGGTTGCTCGCGATGTGCTCGATATCCGCGCGCCGGGTCTGCGTCATCAGGGCGTGCTGGCGGCGATCAATGCTGCCGATCTCGGTGGCGAAGAACTGATCGATCTGCCGGCGACGCCGGAGCGCCTGATCCTGGCGCTCGATGGCGTGCAGGACCCGCACAACCTAGGCGCCTGCCTGCGCACCTCGGAAGCCACCGGCGTCGATGCCGTGATCATCCCGAAGGATCGCGCCGTCGGCGTCACGCCGGCCGTGCGTTCGGCCGCCGCCGGTTCCGCCGAGCGGGTACCGGTGGTGCCGGTGACCAATCTGGTCCGCAAGCTGGAGCAGTTGAAGCAGCTTGGCTACTGGGTCGTCGGCCTGGCTGGCGAGGGCGATGAATCGCTGTTCGATGTCGATCTGACCGGGCCGCTGGTGCTGGTCATGGGCGGCGAGTCCGAAGGTCTGCGCCGGCTGACCCGCGAGTGCTGCGACAGAGTGGTGCGCATTCCGATGAAGGGCGAGCGAATCGAAAGTCTCAACGTGTCGGTGGCCGCAGCGGTCTGCCTGTACGAGGCTTATCGCCAGCGCAATCACAAGCCGGCCAAGGCTGCCGCGCGGAAGAAGTGA
- a CDS encoding sel1 repeat family protein has protein sequence MGRSRLLLSVLAVLIIVLLAQWWRGQDQVPETAPDAVISESPPVTVEALPAPSAASSVARQTVERAVVDSGITIRLIRRARLAPPPGRLADGYAKLLPEAQSGNRLSQYRLGSLLFECREVPADSAALEQEVEAFYQTRRHGRWTVDAPKAEEATLRHLYAECDGIPAEARVGFRDWIKQAADAGIIEAQLNLPLKLPPDDYCQFLAECAADQRARQEALQAEAIDYTTRAREAGSVAALWTFAAWYAGGEVLPQNDIEAYAHFRALDQVNAASQQPQRFGKLLAGMKKKLRAVDIDAGETRARELLSNPNCCVITP, from the coding sequence ATGGGGCGCTCGCGCCTGCTGCTGTCGGTGCTCGCGGTGCTGATCATCGTGCTGCTGGCGCAATGGTGGCGAGGGCAGGACCAAGTGCCTGAAACGGCGCCGGATGCAGTGATCAGCGAGTCGCCGCCGGTTACCGTCGAAGCGTTACCGGCGCCGTCAGCCGCATCGTCGGTCGCCCGGCAGACGGTGGAGCGTGCGGTTGTCGATTCCGGCATCACCATCCGCCTGATCCGTCGCGCCAGGCTGGCGCCACCCCCAGGCCGGCTTGCCGATGGCTACGCGAAGCTGCTGCCCGAAGCGCAGAGCGGCAATCGTCTGTCCCAGTACCGGCTCGGCAGCCTGCTGTTCGAGTGCCGCGAAGTTCCGGCCGATAGTGCTGCGCTGGAGCAGGAAGTCGAGGCCTTCTATCAGACCCGTCGGCACGGCCGCTGGACCGTCGATGCGCCGAAGGCCGAGGAAGCCACGCTGCGCCACCTGTATGCCGAATGCGACGGCATTCCGGCCGAGGCGCGCGTTGGTTTTCGCGACTGGATCAAGCAGGCCGCCGATGCCGGCATCATCGAAGCCCAGCTGAATCTGCCGTTGAAGCTGCCGCCGGATGACTACTGCCAGTTCCTGGCCGAATGCGCGGCCGATCAGCGCGCCCGGCAGGAAGCGTTGCAGGCGGAAGCGATCGATTACACGACGCGGGCGCGCGAAGCCGGATCGGTGGCGGCGCTGTGGACGTTCGCCGCTTGGTACGCCGGTGGTGAGGTGCTGCCGCAGAACGACATCGAGGCCTATGCGCACTTCCGGGCGCTCGATCAGGTCAATGCCGCGAGCCAGCAGCCGCAGCGTTTCGGCAAGTTGCTGGCCGGCATGAAGAAGAAGCTGCGCGCGGTCGACATCGACGCCGGCGAGACGAGGGCGCGCGAGCTGCTGTCGAATCCGAACTGCTGCGTGATCACGCCCTGA
- the rpsF gene encoding 30S ribosomal protein S6, translating to MRHYEVVVMVHPDQSDQVPAMIERYKNMVESDGGAVHRMEDWGRRQLAYPVAKLHKAHYVLMNVECSDAVLKELESAFRFNDAVIRKLVIRMDKAETEQSPLFKVPEEDKKPEYKRNAEGEAAAADAADAAATTTEEAV from the coding sequence ATGCGTCATTACGAAGTTGTTGTCATGGTCCATCCGGACCAGAGCGATCAGGTTCCGGCCATGATCGAACGCTACAAGAACATGGTCGAGTCCGACGGAGGCGCTGTGCACCGCATGGAAGACTGGGGCCGCCGCCAGCTCGCCTATCCGGTCGCCAAGCTGCACAAGGCGCACTACGTTCTGATGAACGTCGAGTGCTCCGACGCCGTGCTGAAGGAGCTGGAAAGCGCCTTCCGCTTCAACGACGCCGTGATCCGCAAGCTGGTCATCCGCATGGACAAGGCTGAGACCGAGCAGTCGCCGCTGTTCAAGGTTCCGGAAGAAGACAAGAAGCCGGAATACAAGCGCAATGCCGAGGGCGAGGCCGCTGCTGCCGACGCCGCCGATGCCGCTGCCACCACGACCGAAGAGGCCGTCTAA
- the rpsR gene encoding 30S ribosomal protein S18, protein MSRFFRKKKSCKFTAEGTIRIDYKDLATLKQYVSENGKIVPSRITGTKARYQRQLGSAIKNARYLALLPYTDAHE, encoded by the coding sequence ATGTCACGTTTTTTCCGCAAGAAGAAGAGCTGCAAGTTCACTGCCGAAGGCACCATCCGGATCGACTACAAGGATCTGGCGACGCTGAAGCAGTACGTCTCCGAGAACGGCAAGATCGTGCCGAGCCGCATCACCGGCACCAAGGCGCGCTACCAGCGCCAGCTCGGTTCGGCGATCAAGAACGCGCGTTACCTCGCGCTGCTGCCGTACACCGACGCCCACGAGTAA
- the rplI gene encoding 50S ribosomal protein L9 — protein sequence MELILLEKVTNLGDLGDVVKVKSGYGRNYLLPSGKALTATAGNKEVFEVRKAELMKKHAETLAAAKLRAAALAGKHVTIKALAADEGKLYGSVGPAEIARATTGTAYVLEKSEIDLPEGPIRVIGTYTVAVRLHAEVETTLIVVIEETKG from the coding sequence ATGGAACTGATCCTGCTCGAAAAAGTGACCAACCTCGGCGACCTCGGTGATGTCGTCAAGGTCAAGTCCGGCTACGGCCGCAACTACCTGCTGCCGTCCGGCAAGGCGCTCACCGCCACCGCCGGCAACAAGGAAGTGTTCGAAGTCCGCAAGGCCGAACTGATGAAGAAGCATGCCGAGACGCTGGCCGCCGCGAAGCTGCGTGCAGCGGCACTCGCCGGCAAGCACGTCACCATCAAGGCGCTGGCGGCTGACGAAGGCAAGCTGTACGGCTCGGTTGGCCCGGCGGAAATCGCCCGTGCCACCACCGGTACTGCGTACGTGCTCGAAAAGAGCGAGATCGATCTGCCGGAAGGCCCGATCCGCGTCATCGGCACCTACACCGTCGCCGTGCGCCTGCACGCCGAAGTCGAAACCACGCTGATCGTGGTGATCGAAGAAACCAAGGGCTAA
- the dnaB gene encoding replicative DNA helicase, translating to MAASPKHPPYSLEAEQSVLGGLLLNNRAWYELVDQVAEEDFYTQDHRQIFKAIGELLNAGRPCDFVTLSEHLRHQGKLEDAGGISYLGTLAADTPSAANIKAYAEIVRERSVLRSLIAAGQDIAELGYQPEGRTPGMLIDVAEKQVFAIRARGSKAASQAKDMPMLMDAIEDRLERLRNNPSSLAGTPTGFTELDKLTQGMHPGDLIIVGGRPGMGKTSFAMNIAEHVAIENKLATAVFSMEMSAEQLALRVLSSFGRIDQQALRSGQMEDHDWSRLVSASGLLREAPLFIDETGSLSPQELAGRARRMAAKHPLSLIVVDYIQLMQVPSNRENRTNEISEISRSLKALAKELKVPIIALSQLSRSLEARQDKRPIMSDLRESGSIEQDADMVLFVYRDDYHNKESPNQGTAEIIIAKQRSGPTGKVKTAFLGKYTRFDNLAPEYMYGG from the coding sequence CTGGCCGCCAGTCCCAAGCATCCCCCTTACTCGCTGGAAGCCGAGCAGTCGGTGCTCGGCGGCCTGCTGCTGAACAATCGCGCCTGGTACGAGTTGGTCGATCAGGTTGCCGAAGAAGATTTCTACACTCAGGACCACCGGCAGATCTTCAAGGCGATCGGCGAACTGCTGAACGCCGGCCGGCCCTGCGATTTCGTCACCCTGTCCGAACATCTGCGCCATCAGGGCAAGCTCGAGGACGCCGGCGGCATCAGCTATCTCGGCACCCTGGCCGCCGATACGCCATCGGCCGCCAACATCAAGGCCTATGCCGAGATCGTTCGCGAACGCTCGGTGCTGCGCTCGCTGATCGCCGCCGGCCAGGACATCGCCGAACTCGGCTATCAGCCCGAGGGCCGCACGCCCGGCATGCTGATCGACGTCGCCGAAAAGCAGGTCTTCGCGATCCGCGCGCGTGGCTCCAAGGCGGCCAGCCAGGCCAAGGACATGCCGATGCTGATGGATGCGATCGAGGATCGTCTCGAGCGTCTGCGCAATAATCCGTCCAGCCTCGCCGGCACGCCGACTGGTTTCACCGAACTCGACAAGCTGACCCAGGGCATGCACCCGGGCGATCTGATCATCGTCGGCGGCCGTCCCGGCATGGGCAAGACCAGCTTCGCGATGAACATCGCCGAACACGTGGCGATCGAGAACAAGCTGGCGACGGCGGTGTTCTCGATGGAAATGTCCGCCGAACAATTGGCGCTGCGCGTGCTGTCGTCATTCGGTCGCATCGACCAGCAGGCACTGCGCAGTGGCCAGATGGAAGACCACGACTGGAGCCGTCTGGTCTCGGCCAGCGGCCTGCTCCGCGAAGCGCCGCTGTTCATCGACGAAACCGGTTCGTTGTCGCCGCAGGAACTGGCCGGCCGTGCGCGGCGCATGGCCGCCAAGCATCCGCTGTCGCTGATCGTGGTCGATTACATCCAGCTGATGCAGGTGCCCTCGAACCGCGAGAACCGCACCAACGAGATCTCGGAAATCTCCCGCTCGCTGAAGGCGCTGGCCAAGGAACTGAAGGTGCCGATCATCGCGCTGTCGCAGCTGTCGCGCAGCCTCGAAGCGCGTCAGGACAAGCGGCCGATCATGTCCGATCTTCGCGAATCCGGCTCGATCGAACAGGACGCCGACATGGTGCTGTTCGTCTACCGCGACGATTACCACAACAAGGAATCGCCGAATCAGGGCACCGCCGAAATCATCATCGCCAAACAGCGTTCCGGCCCCACCGGCAAGGTCAAGACCGCGTTCCTCGGCAAGTACACGCGCTTCGACAATCTGGCGCCGGAGTACATGTACGGCGGTTGA